One Cydia splendana chromosome 23, ilCydSple1.2, whole genome shotgun sequence DNA window includes the following coding sequences:
- the LOC134801844 gene encoding uncharacterized protein LOC134801844, with product MKLAILAALVALALAAPPTEDEEVIVTQKFFPDSHAIYTGHHDIIDIVLPFNGINDPEDSDEVTDETKLTIFFIEADVKDDGTYNYKGLYTYKNGVTKKVLENGQCTTYAKKKIVYFGASDGIYKYNEQDQTATKYGTVSDSIIRMAVYNKHANVYYLTSDYVMYKYDEGEKMATKVEAVKDARDMVIDWDGIMFFYDGNHQFYTYNGQRVLKIEGLPAHPAKVALVRPPVMVNQAFAVIDGRLYKLNVNGTSEKGVIKFQSEPTAYAPDTILYQYYAYKQKIYFYNLVTVFAEKSVEELNKFFEDKQEQINAFKNTNISSRL from the coding sequence ATGAAGCTCGCAATCCTCGCAGCCCTCGTCGCCCTGGCCTTAGCCGCGCCCCCCACCGAAGACGAAGAGGTCATCGTCACCCAGAAATTCTTCCCCGACTCCCACGCCATCTACACTGGCCACCACGACATCATCGACATCGTCTTACCCTTCAACGGGATCAACGATCCTGAGGACAGCGATGAAGTTACCGACGAAACTAAACTCACCATCTTCTTCATTGAAGCTGATGTTAAAGACGACGGAACTTACAACTACAAAGGATTGTACACATACAAGAACGGCGTAACCAAGAAGGTGCTTGAGAACGGACAGTGCACCACTTACGCTAAGAAGAAGATCGTCTACTTCGGCGCTAGCGACGGCATCTACAAGTACAACGAACAAGACCAGACTGCGACCAAATATGGTACCGTTTCTGACAGCATCATCAGAATGGCTGTTTATAATAAACATGCTAACGTATATTACTTGACCTCAGACTATGTTATGTACAAATATGATGAAGGTGAGAAAATGGCCACTAAAGTTGAAGCAGTTAAGGACGCTAGAGACATGGTTATCGACTGGGACGGTATCATGTTCTTCTACGACGGCAACCACCAGTTCTACACTTACAACGGCCAGCGTGTCCTTAAAATCGAGGGTCTCCCCGCTCATCCCGCTAAAGTAGCACTCGTCAGGCCTCCAGTTATGGTCAACCAGGCTTTCGCTGTTATTGACGGCCGTCTTTATAAGCTGAACGTGAACGGTACCAGCGAAAAGGGGGTAATTAAGTTCCAGTCTGAACCGACCGCCTATGCCCCAGACACTATTCTGTACCAATACTATGCATACAAGCAGAAGATTTACTTCTACAACTTGGTTACTGTGTTCGCTGAGAAGAGCGTCGAAGAACTGAATAAGTTCTTCGAAGATAAGCAGGAACAGATCAATGCTTTCAAGAACACGAATATTTCTAGCCGTTTGTAA